Part of the Weissella coleopterorum genome is shown below.
GGGCATAGAAGTCAAAAATTTCACTACGCATCTCAAAATTATCAACTTTGTTAACTGCTAATACAACTGGTTTATTGGTCTTATAGAGCATTTTTGCCACTTGTTCATCGGCCTCAGTTAAACCTTCGCGACCAGAAACCATAAAGACAATCACATCAGCTTCATCCATAGCGATTTCAGCTTGTTGCTTAATTTCACTCATGAATGGTTCATCACTCATTTCAATTCCACCAGTATCAATTAAGCGAAACTCGTGCGTTAACCACTCTGCTCGGGTATAAATTCGATCTCTAGTCACACCTGGTGTGTCTTCAACAATTGAAATTCGGTCTCCCGCAATTCGGTTAAAAATCGTTGATTTTCCAACATTCGGACGTCCTACAATTGCTACGACTGGGTAGGCCATTTCGCCACCTCTTTTCTGCTAATTTGCTTTTTATATAATAACGTTAATTATACCATTAAACCTTGGCATTCTTCTAAGAAGTCACTAATTCATTTTACAAATATTTTTAATAAAAAAATCAATCCTATTAAAGGATTGATTTCAAAAATATTTATTAATAATAAATCACTAATAAATTTTTTAATGCACTTAATTTTAGTCGAAGTCCTTCAAGTTGAACAAGTCACCCAAAGTTGCGTTACCTTCTTCTTCAGTCGTTGAGTAATTCATAGGTGCTGAATCACGACGACTGTTATTGTTACGACGTCCACCACCGTTGTTGCTGTTTCCACCACGACGGTTGTTGTTGCTTGAGCTGTTATTGTTATTGCTACGACGTTCTCCATCGTTGCTTTCTCCAGCTTCACGAGCAGGAGCTTCAGTCAAAGCCTTAATTGATAATGACAAACGTTGGCGTTCAGGATTAACATCAAGAACCTTAACTTGAACCTTATCTCCAGCCTTCAAAACATCTGAAGGGTTTTCAACGTGTTGATGTGAGATTTGTGAAACGTGAACCAATCCTTCAACACCAGGGAATACTTCCACAAAGGCACCGAAATCAACGACACGCTTAACCACTCCTTCAAGAACAGTTCCTTCGGGTGCGTTTTCAGCAGCAGCATCCCAAGGTCCGGGTTGAGTAGCCTTGATTGACAATGAGATACGTTCCTTTTCAGGATCCAATCCCAAAACCTTAACCTTAACCTCTTGTCCAACTGACAAAACATCTGATGGTTGTGAAACACGTTCGTATGAAATTTCAGAAACGTGAACTAATCCATCAACACCACCAAGGTCGATAAAGGCACCAAAGTTAGTCATACGAGCAACTTTACCTTCAACAACGTCACCAACAGCCAATTCTTCAAAGACACGCTTCAAAGCTTCTGAACGTTCAGCTGACAAAACAGCCTTACGTGACAAGATCAAACGTGATTCAGCTACATTAATCTCGATGATTTGTGCCTTAACAGTTTGACCCTTGTATTGGTTCAAGTCTTGGACAAAACGGTTTTCGATCATTGAGGCAGGGATAAATCCACGTACACCTGCAACGTCAACCACTAATCCACCCTTAACGACTTGCGTAACAGGAGCTTCAACAATGTCATTTTCGCTGTACTTGCTTGCGATTTCTTCCCAAGCACGACGAGCTTCTAATTGACGCTTTGAAAGGATCCATGAGTATCCTTCTTTTTCTGAAGTAATAGGCATTTTAACTACTGCTTCAATTTTATCTCCAACCTTTACAAGGTCGTTAACATCAGCATCACGATCAGTAGTTAATTCACGGGCAGGGATTACACCTTCAACTCCAGCGCCATCAATACCAACTACAACTTGACGAGCATCATCAATCGCCAAAACTTCACCAGTGACAACATCTCCAACCTTTACATCAGGTTGTGCGTCAAGTGCAGCCAATAGCTCGTTGTTTTCTTCGTTCATTACAATAATTCCTCCTGGTCACACGAATGTGATAATACAGTCCATTATAAAATAAACTGTCCTCAATTTCCAGTGTTTTCGTGTGACTTTTTAAATTTTTTTAATTTAAAGCTGCTGAAAGTAACTAAACATTCAACCTCTTTATTTTACACTATTTTATTTGTTTTAGCGATCACTGATTTTGATTAATCCCAGGAATTAGTTTACCGCCTGTTGCTGGTGAATTATTTCTTTAATAACATGGACTACTTCGGGGATCGATAGACCAGTGGTATCGACTTCAATAGCATCTACAGCTTTTTTCAGCGGGCTAATTTGACGCGTCGAATCCAGATGATCTCTTTTTTGAACTGCTTCTTCAATTTCAGCCAAACTTTCCGGCATTCCTTTGGCTTGATTTTCTTTATATCGTCGTAATGCACGTTCATGGACAGACGCAATTAAAAAAATCTTAACTTGTGCTGCCGGAAGGACGGTTGTTCCAATATCACGGCCATCCATCACAACCCCACCATCTGCAGCTATCTTCCGTTGTAATGCCGTCATAGCCGTCCTAACAACCGCATACGATGAAATAAGCGAAACATTGGCAGTTACTTCAACACTCCGAATTTCTGTGGTAATTTCTTGGCGGTTCAAAAAAACTTTTTGGACAGGATTGCCTGGTGCAAAACTAATCTCCAATTCCGGGACCATTGCAGAAACTGCAACTTCATCTTTGGGATTCACATTCTGCGTCAAAACAGCAAAAGTAATGGCACGATACATCGCCCCTGTATCAACGTAAACATATTTCAAATCAGTTGCTAAAATTTTAGCAATTGTCGATTTACCTGCTGAAGCTGGTCCATCAATTGCAATTTGTAATTCATTCATCTTAATCTCACCTAACAATGTTTAATAATTCAAAATAAAGCCCGAAAACTTATTTCATTCCAGTTGTTCATATTAGCATAAATTCATTAATCATGCCCGATCATTCTGTGGTTAGCCCACCTACCCTTTAAAGAAATTCCATGCTTAATAAAAAATGGCACTTAAATTAAGCACCAAAATTAAAAATTCACAAATATCTTTTACTTGATTTTAACGTCTTTTCCCACCCATTGGGTATAGTTATCCGCCGTCAATCCAGGATTTAATGAATACAATTGATCTACAGAAATATTATGAGCTGCTGCAAAACCAAATAACGTTGGCCGATCAGATGGCAATTCCATTTTCACAGTACTCTCAGCTTTTTCAGATGATTCCTTAGCTGCTTGCTCCTCAGAGGCTTTTGCAGCCTCCTTTTCAGACGTGGCCTTGGCTTCCGCTTCTTTTTGCTTTTTTAGTTTCGCTTTTTCGGCCTTTGTTTGACCATCTACTTTTGAAACTGAAGTTTTCGTCTGATTATGGTCAAGTGCAGATACAGCGGTCCCTTGATTAGCTTGACTAGGTTTATTTAACTCCTTTAGATAACTATAAACCGGTACAAATGAAAGTACCAAAATTAAAGTCACCAATAATCCTACAATTAAACTTACCCGTTTTGTTTTCTTGCGATTCGCCGTACGTGAATATTTTTTTACAGTATCTTCTTGGTTGTCAAATGACGTTTCCCAAGGCTTATTTTGATCATCCATTTTGCTGGAAACCTCCACAACAGTTTTAATGTTATTAAATTACCATAAATGGTCCCCCAAAGGGAAGCTTTTTAGGTAGGTCTTTACTTTATATTAAACAGTTGCCGTAATTTATCTGACCACGGTTGCATTTGATCGAAATCAGATTCCGTTACAATCGGCTTTTGACGGGCAAATTTTTGCCAATCAACCGGTTGATTGGCAGCTTCTTGATCCACCTTAAATTCACTTTCATCCTGAAAGGCCTCTAAAATATATCGTCTGAGCCCTTGTTCTAAATTGATATATTTAACCAATTGATTAAGTGCTAACAACCTTTGTTGGCGGCGCTTTTCAAATTGTTGATTGATTTGCGTCACTGTTTGTCCTTGCTCTAGGTAATACTTAACCAAATTGACTTGATTTTCATTGATACTTTCGGTATTGCTACTTTTTTTAGAAATTAATGCGACAGTCGCCGGCTCTGGTAGGGTTAAATCAATAAAATACGATTGCAATAATTCATCCCCAGGCGCATATAGTAAGATAGCTAAAGCCGGTTGATCATCTCGACCCGCCCGTCCAAATTCTTGTAGATAGTTGGTCAAATCACTACTGAGTTGATAATGGATCACGTAGCGAATATCTGATTTATTTAATCCCATCCCAAATGCAGAGGTAGCAATAATTACATCAATTTGGTCCAGCATAAACTGCCGTTGAATCCGGTATCGCGTATAGTAATCTAAACCAGCATGGTATGCAACCACTCTTAACCCAGTTGCGACTGTTAACCGTCGCGCCATCGAATTAGCCAATTTACGTGATGACACGTAAACAATCCCCGGACCTTTTAGACGTTCCACTAGTTGCGTTAAGCGCCCCTCCTTCTCCGTTTCATTGCTTAATTTTTCAGTATTGAGAAAAATATTTGCCCGATCAATCGAAGTTTGATAAACGAACGTATCCGGGCGCTTCAGTCTAAATAAATCAAGCATTTGCTGGCTCATCGCTGGCGTGGCCGTAGCTGTCAATAATAATAGTTGTGGGCGTTGCAACTTTTCGTGCAGTTGCGGTAACCTTAAATATTCTGGACGAAAGTCAGGTCCCCAACTTAACATCGTATGTGCTTCATCAATGACTAATAAATTGATGTTAATATTTTGCAATTGTGTTTGTACTTGGTCGTCAGCTAACATTTCAGGTGAAATAAAAAGAAATTTAAATGTATGTAATTGTTGTAAAACTTGTTGTCGTTCCTTTCGATCTAACGTCGAATTCAACGCGACAACTTGCTTTTCACCCGTATAGTTTAATCGTGCGACCTGATCTTGCATCAACGATAGCAACGGCGAAATGATGATCACCAAACCAGGACGCAAATGTCCCATCATTTGATAAAGTAAACTTTTACCACCCCCCGTGGGTAAAATTGCTAATGCGGAACGCTGCTGTAACAACGCGTTTAAAATCTCTTCTTGTCCTGGCCTAAAACGCGTATATCCCAAATATGCTTTTAGTTCTGTTTGTAAATTCAGCATTTTAATCACCCTTATCTTTAGTGCCCCCAAGTCCATATTATCCCTTTAATAAATTTTGCTTAACTTGTTGGATTTGATACAAACGAAAATAAAAAAACTCATCGGGATCACCCGTCAAGCGCACGGCTTGAAAAGCCCAGCTTTCAGGGTTACCTTGCAAATGTTCTTCAAAATAACTAATTAATGGAGGCGTCAACAATAATTGATAATTAAATTGCTCAAGCGGCATAAATACTGCCGCAGATAGCAAATGTTCACGAACTGTTCCAATTTTTAAATTTCTAATTTTACTAATTCGTTCAATTGACATTTTTTGAGTATAAACTTGATAAGTTTGCCACATCGAAGAGCTCAAATGTTGTGTTTTCATGAAAGGTTGCCATAGCTGTTTTAAGCTTTGCTGTTCTCCCACCTGCTCTAAATATTGCGCCATTTTTGCATATTGATCGATTTCCCAATAATAGATATCAGCTTCATTCCAAGTTGCTGGAAACATTAATTGATCGGGGCGCAATCCCGGTTGTTGATGCCCCGTCCAAGTATTAGCTAATCGATTCGCGTCCATTTCAGGTAAAGTTTTTAAAAAATTTTGTAATTCTTGCACCCAATTGAAAATTAAATCAGTTTGTTTTTGGACTTGAAACCATTGTTTAACTAGATCACGTAATATCAAATTATTTAAAACTGGATAATATTTTTTATTTTTAAATGAATGTTCTGAGATCACTTGATTAGCAAGTAGAAACGCATTTCTAAAATCAATAATATTGGCATGACCGCTTTGTA
Proteins encoded:
- the rpsA gene encoding 30S ribosomal protein S1; amino-acid sequence: MNEENNELLAALDAQPDVKVGDVVTGEVLAIDDARQVVVGIDGAGVEGVIPARELTTDRDADVNDLVKVGDKIEAVVKMPITSEKEGYSWILSKRQLEARRAWEEIASKYSENDIVEAPVTQVVKGGLVVDVAGVRGFIPASMIENRFVQDLNQYKGQTVKAQIIEINVAESRLILSRKAVLSAERSEALKRVFEELAVGDVVEGKVARMTNFGAFIDLGGVDGLVHVSEISYERVSQPSDVLSVGQEVKVKVLGLDPEKERISLSIKATQPGPWDAAAENAPEGTVLEGVVKRVVDFGAFVEVFPGVEGLVHVSQISHQHVENPSDVLKAGDKVQVKVLDVNPERQRLSLSIKALTEAPAREAGESNDGERRSNNNNSSSNNNRRGGNSNNGGGRRNNNSRRDSAPMNYSTTEEEGNATLGDLFNLKDFD
- the cmk gene encoding (d)CMP kinase — protein: MNELQIAIDGPASAGKSTIAKILATDLKYVYVDTGAMYRAITFAVLTQNVNPKDEVAVSAMVPELEISFAPGNPVQKVFLNRQEITTEIRSVEVTANVSLISSYAVVRTAMTALQRKIAADGGVVMDGRDIGTTVLPAAQVKIFLIASVHERALRRYKENQAKGMPESLAEIEEAVQKRDHLDSTRQISPLKKAVDAIEVDTTGLSIPEVVHVIKEIIHQQQAVN
- a CDS encoding RecQ family ATP-dependent DNA helicase, whose product is MLNLQTELKAYLGYTRFRPGQEEILNALLQQRSALAILPTGGGKSLLYQMMGHLRPGLVIIISPLLSLMQDQVARLNYTGEKQVVALNSTLDRKERQQVLQQLHTFKFLFISPEMLADDQVQTQLQNININLLVIDEAHTMLSWGPDFRPEYLRLPQLHEKLQRPQLLLLTATATPAMSQQMLDLFRLKRPDTFVYQTSIDRANIFLNTEKLSNETEKEGRLTQLVERLKGPGIVYVSSRKLANSMARRLTVATGLRVVAYHAGLDYYTRYRIQRQFMLDQIDVIIATSAFGMGLNKSDIRYVIHYQLSSDLTNYLQEFGRAGRDDQPALAILLYAPGDELLQSYFIDLTLPEPATVALISKKSSNTESINENQVNLVKYYLEQGQTVTQINQQFEKRRQQRLLALNQLVKYINLEQGLRRYILEAFQDESEFKVDQEAANQPVDWQKFARQKPIVTESDFDQMQPWSDKLRQLFNIK
- a CDS encoding helix-turn-helix domain-containing protein; this translates as MTPEFLLMCFDTQQPRRQRVIFGLLTNHLTVSTAFNGLAYQLLALINLHPQLTKEQYDQMLRQLVEQNAIQEIEPGMFLITEQGSIIFQQAKLLHYYPECFIQSGHANIIDFRNAFLLANQVISEHSFKNKKYYPVLNNLILRDLVKQWFQVQKQTDLIFNWVQELQNFLKTLPEMDANRLANTWTGHQQPGLRPDQLMFPATWNEADIYYWEIDQYAKMAQYLEQVGEQQSLKQLWQPFMKTQHLSSSMWQTYQVYTQKMSIERISKIRNLKIGTVREHLLSAAVFMPLEQFNYQLLLTPPLISYFEEHLQGNPESWAFQAVRLTGDPDEFFYFRLYQIQQVKQNLLKG